The following proteins are co-located in the Rhodococcus opacus B4 genome:
- a CDS encoding PucR family transcriptional regulator — translation MVEQSPLVSRRRQTRDPLPDALLRRVKQFSGRLSTEAVTTMQDQLPFFDDLDAAQRSNVQLLVQTAVVNFLEWLKNPDSDIRFSLDAFQVIPQDLARRLTLSQTVDMVRVAMEFFEQWLPALARNDQQLIALTEAVLRYGRELGFAAASVYASAAESRGAWDTRLEALVVDAVVRGDTGSDMLSRAATLNWDATAPATVIVGTPPEDERVSVVGTVHTIAQRHGRAALAVVQGSRLVMVVSGELQEGSGHSSFMTDLLGKFSDEPVIIGPTTPTLGAAHFSAVEALAAMQAVAGWRGAPRPVHAAELLPERALLGDNAAVTALNDHLVAPLAAAGGVLTDTLDAYLDCGGAVETCARQLFVHPNTVRYRLKRIAEVTGRDPTNPRDAYVLRVAATVGRLTHSHNEPISRLTPVTPFPFGEAGL, via the coding sequence ATGGTCGAGCAGAGTCCGCTGGTCTCCCGCAGACGACAAACCCGGGACCCGTTGCCCGACGCACTGTTGCGTCGCGTCAAACAGTTCTCCGGGCGCCTCTCGACCGAGGCCGTCACGACGATGCAGGATCAACTGCCGTTCTTCGACGACCTCGACGCCGCTCAGCGTTCCAACGTGCAGTTGCTGGTCCAGACCGCGGTGGTCAACTTCCTCGAGTGGCTGAAGAACCCGGACAGTGACATCCGGTTCAGCCTGGACGCGTTCCAGGTGATTCCGCAGGATCTGGCACGCAGGCTCACCCTCAGCCAGACGGTGGACATGGTGCGGGTGGCGATGGAGTTCTTCGAGCAGTGGCTGCCGGCGCTCGCCCGTAACGACCAGCAGCTGATCGCGCTCACCGAGGCCGTGCTGCGCTACGGCCGCGAACTGGGTTTCGCCGCCGCCTCCGTGTACGCCAGTGCCGCCGAGTCGCGCGGCGCCTGGGACACCCGGCTCGAGGCCCTCGTGGTCGACGCGGTGGTCCGCGGCGACACCGGATCCGACATGTTGTCGCGGGCGGCGACCCTCAACTGGGACGCCACCGCTCCCGCCACGGTCATCGTCGGCACGCCCCCCGAGGACGAACGGGTCTCCGTCGTCGGCACCGTCCACACCATCGCGCAGCGGCACGGCCGCGCCGCGCTCGCCGTGGTGCAGGGTTCGCGCCTGGTGATGGTCGTCAGCGGCGAACTGCAGGAGGGGTCGGGGCACTCGAGTTTCATGACCGACCTGCTCGGCAAGTTCTCGGACGAGCCGGTGATCATCGGACCGACCACGCCGACGCTCGGCGCGGCCCACTTCAGCGCCGTCGAGGCGCTCGCCGCGATGCAGGCGGTCGCCGGGTGGCGGGGCGCCCCCCGGCCCGTCCATGCGGCCGAGTTGTTACCCGAGCGGGCACTGCTCGGAGACAACGCCGCAGTCACCGCCCTCAACGACCATCTGGTCGCTCCGCTGGCGGCCGCCGGAGGTGTTCTCACCGACACTTTGGACGCGTATCTCGACTGTGGAGGTGCGGTTGAGACTTGCGCCCGGCAGCTGTTTGTTCATCCAAATACTGTGCGGTATCGACTGAAGAGAATCGCCGAAGTCACGGGGCGCGATCCGACGAATCCGCGGGATGCGTATGTGCTCAGAGTGGCTGCCACAGTAGGCCGATTGACACATTCCCATAACGAACCCATATCACGTTTAACACCAGTCACACCCTTCCCATTCGGAGAAGCAGGGCTGTAA